From Miscanthus floridulus cultivar M001 chromosome 15, ASM1932011v1, whole genome shotgun sequence, the proteins below share one genomic window:
- the LOC136508387 gene encoding ocs element-binding factor 1-like → MSSSLSPAGTGRTSGSDGDSAAADTHRREKRRLSNRESARRSRLRKQQHLDELVQEVARLQAENARVAARAADIASQYARVEQENTVLRARAAELGDRLRSVNEVLRVVEEFSGVAMDIQEEMPADDPLLRPWQLPYPAAAMPIGAPHMLHY, encoded by the coding sequence ATGTCGTCGTCGCTGTCTCCGGCGGGGACGGGGAGGACGTCCGGGTCGGACGGCGACTCGGCGGCGGCGGACACGCACCGGCGCGAGAAGCGGCGGCTGTCGAACCGCGAGTCGGCGCGGCGGTCCCGGCTGCGGAAGCAGCAGCACCTGGACGAGCTGGTGCAGGAGGTGGCGCGCCTGCAGGCCGAGAACGCGCGCGTGGCCGCGCGCGCCGCCGACATCGCGTCCCAGTACGCCCGCGTCGAGCAGGAGAACACCGTGCTCCGGGCACGCGCCGCCGAGCTCGGCGACCGCCTCCGCTCCGTCAACGAGGTGCTCCGCGTCGTCGAGGAGTTCAGCGGCGTCGCCATGGACATCCAGGAGGAGATGCCCGCTGACGACCCGCTGCTCCGCCCCTGGCAGCTGCCCTACCCGGCCGCCGCCATGCCCATCGGCGCCCCGCACATGCTCCACTACTGA